A genome region from Paenibacillus pabuli includes the following:
- a CDS encoding stage V sporulation protein D — translation MKGSSVNLRRRLLWSLLILVLLFSALVIRLAYVQLGKGPELSAKAEESWRRNIPYSAKRGEILDRNGTSLAYNVTTPTIMAIPAQVKEAETTAKALAPLLGMTEEKVLATIKKRELIVRLQPGGRKITMEKAQRIRDLKLPGIVVAEDNKRFYPYDDLAAHILGFTGIDNQGLTGVEKRYDEKLTGLNGSVSYLSDAAGRLMPGSSEKYVEPRDGLNLELTIDKSIQSIMERELDQAMVKFQANSALAIAMNPKTGEVLGMASRPGYEPADYQQYPSEIYNRNLPIWMTYEPGSTFKIITLAAALEEKKVNLQQDQFFDPGYVEVGGARLRCWKKGGHGSQTFLQVVENSCNPGFVALGQKLGKESLFSYIKDFGFGTKTGIDLSGEASGILFKLSRVGPVELATTAFGQGVSVTPIQQVAAVSAAINGGKLYKPYVTKAWVHPETGEVMEEVKPELVRQVISEDTSKQVREALESVVAKGTGRPAFIDGYRVGGKTGTAQKVINGRYSSTEHIVSFIGFAPADDPQIVVYTAVDNPKGIQFGGVVAAPIVQNILEDSLHYMNVPVRKDQVAKEYKYGETKIVTVPDLTGATVEDLYEDLNMNFMLAKSGSGKYVINQAPKPGARVEQGSTIRIYMSDVLNDAHDHTSEEGQEP, via the coding sequence GTGAAGGGTTCAAGCGTAAATCTACGGCGCAGGCTGTTATGGAGTTTGCTCATTTTGGTATTGTTATTTTCGGCCCTGGTGATCAGGCTTGCTTATGTACAGCTCGGTAAAGGCCCGGAATTGTCTGCGAAAGCGGAGGAGTCTTGGCGGCGTAACATTCCGTATTCAGCCAAACGGGGAGAGATTCTGGATCGTAATGGTACCTCTCTTGCCTATAATGTAACTACACCGACAATTATGGCGATTCCGGCTCAGGTGAAGGAAGCGGAGACTACGGCGAAAGCACTGGCCCCTTTGCTTGGGATGACTGAAGAGAAAGTGCTGGCAACCATCAAGAAAAGAGAACTGATTGTAAGACTACAACCCGGCGGCCGCAAAATTACGATGGAGAAAGCTCAGCGCATTCGTGATTTGAAGCTTCCGGGTATCGTCGTTGCAGAGGATAATAAACGTTTCTATCCTTATGATGATCTAGCCGCTCACATTCTTGGTTTTACGGGTATTGATAACCAGGGATTGACCGGGGTGGAGAAAAGATATGATGAGAAGTTGACCGGTTTAAATGGCAGTGTGTCCTACTTGTCCGATGCGGCCGGAAGGCTAATGCCGGGCTCATCTGAGAAGTATGTGGAACCAAGAGATGGCCTTAACCTGGAGCTAACGATCGACAAATCAATTCAATCCATTATGGAAAGGGAATTGGATCAGGCCATGGTTAAATTCCAGGCCAATTCCGCTCTGGCGATCGCCATGAACCCGAAGACGGGTGAAGTCCTCGGCATGGCCAGCAGACCAGGGTATGAACCAGCAGATTACCAGCAGTACCCGTCTGAAATTTATAACCGGAATTTGCCGATTTGGATGACGTACGAACCGGGTTCAACCTTTAAAATCATTACCTTGGCGGCAGCGCTGGAAGAGAAGAAGGTGAATCTGCAGCAGGATCAATTCTTTGACCCAGGATATGTTGAAGTTGGAGGTGCCCGGCTGCGTTGCTGGAAAAAGGGCGGCCATGGCAGTCAAACCTTTCTGCAGGTCGTAGAGAACTCCTGCAATCCCGGGTTTGTGGCTCTAGGTCAAAAGCTGGGTAAAGAGTCCTTGTTTTCTTACATCAAAGACTTTGGATTCGGAACCAAAACAGGTATTGATCTTAGCGGCGAGGCAAGTGGGATTTTGTTTAAACTTTCCCGAGTAGGTCCTGTGGAGCTTGCGACAACAGCCTTTGGGCAGGGCGTTTCCGTTACCCCCATTCAGCAAGTGGCGGCGGTATCGGCTGCCATCAATGGTGGCAAGCTTTACAAACCTTATGTAACAAAAGCATGGGTTCATCCTGAAACGGGAGAAGTGATGGAAGAAGTCAAGCCGGAGCTAGTGCGGCAGGTCATTTCCGAAGACACATCCAAGCAGGTTCGTGAGGCTTTGGAAAGTGTTGTTGCAAAAGGCACAGGAAGACCGGCTTTCATCGACGGATACCGGGTAGGCGGCAAAACAGGTACAGCCCAGAAGGTTATTAACGGACGTTATTCCTCTACCGAGCATATTGTATCCTTTATTGGTTTTGCTCCAGCAGATGATCCACAGATTGTGGTGTATACTGCTGTCGACAATCCGAAAGGAATTCAGTTCGGGGGCGTGGTTGCTGCTCCGATTGTACAGAATATTCTAGAGGACTCGCTGCATTACATGAATGTTCCTGTGCGTAAAGACCAGGTTGCGAAAGAATACAAGTATGGTGAAACCAAAATTGTTACGGTTCCCGATCTCACAGGTGCAACGGTAGAAGATCTGTATGAAGATCTCAACATGAACTTTATGCTGGCGAAGTCCGGCAGCGGAAAATACGTAATTAACCAGGCTCCGAAGCCCGGAGCAAGGGTGGAGCAGGGCTCAACGATACGAATCTATATGAGTGATGTGCTGAATGATGCACACGATCATACGAGCGAAGAAGGACAGGAGCCTTAA
- a CDS encoding UDP-N-acetylmuramoyl-L-alanyl-D-glutamate--2,6-diaminopimelate ligase: MLLKQLASKLTTARLIGEPNTECQNLQTDSRQVQPGDLFICLPGHTVDGHDYAEKAVNAGAVALVVERQLELPVPQLLVKDSRFAMAVLADSFFDSPSHKMNMIGVTGTNGKTTTTYLIEKIMSDHGQKTGLIGTIQMRYDGRTYPMSGTTPEALDLQRSLYDMVQAGTNCCVMEVSSHALEQGRVKGTDFRTAVFTNLTQDHLDYHNSMEEYRAAKGLFFARLGNEYTEDASRRKFAIINADDPSAHYFKSVTAAEVITYGMEDNADVRASKISITSQGTSFHVDTFAGSTDINLRMVGKFNVYNAMAAISAALVEGVPLEEIKRSLETVPGVDGRVEAVDEGQSFAVIVDYAHTPDGLENVLRTVKEFAEERVICVFGCGGDRDRTKRPLMGKIAAKYSDIVFVTSDNPRTEDPDLILKDIEAGLVEEGVPSDRYLMVVDRRQAIHEAIEMASPADVVLIAGKGHETYQIIGTTKTDFDDRIIAKEAIRGKSN, translated from the coding sequence GTGCTTTTAAAACAACTTGCATCGAAGCTGACAACTGCCCGCCTGATTGGCGAGCCTAATACAGAATGCCAAAACTTACAGACAGATTCCCGCCAGGTTCAACCGGGAGATCTGTTTATCTGTCTTCCGGGACATACGGTAGACGGACACGATTATGCGGAAAAAGCTGTGAATGCCGGAGCTGTAGCACTGGTCGTGGAACGACAACTGGAACTGCCTGTACCCCAGCTGTTGGTTAAAGACAGTCGTTTTGCAATGGCAGTACTTGCAGACTCTTTTTTTGACTCACCAAGCCACAAGATGAATATGATTGGTGTAACGGGAACGAACGGCAAGACAACCACCACCTATCTGATTGAAAAGATCATGAGTGATCATGGACAGAAGACAGGTTTGATTGGTACGATCCAAATGCGTTACGACGGCCGGACCTATCCGATGTCGGGAACGACACCAGAAGCGCTGGATCTGCAGCGCAGTCTGTACGATATGGTTCAAGCAGGCACGAATTGCTGCGTAATGGAGGTCTCATCACATGCTCTGGAACAGGGACGTGTGAAGGGAACGGACTTCCGTACAGCTGTATTCACCAACTTGACTCAAGATCATTTGGACTATCATAACTCCATGGAAGAGTACCGTGCAGCGAAAGGCCTGTTCTTTGCAAGATTGGGCAACGAGTATACAGAGGATGCCTCCCGTCGCAAATTTGCGATCATTAACGCTGACGATCCATCGGCCCATTATTTCAAATCCGTGACTGCTGCTGAAGTCATTACATACGGCATGGAAGATAACGCTGATGTACGGGCATCCAAAATCTCGATTACATCGCAGGGCACGTCTTTCCATGTGGATACATTCGCAGGCAGTACAGACATTAACTTGCGCATGGTAGGGAAATTCAACGTGTACAACGCCATGGCAGCTATCTCTGCTGCACTTGTTGAAGGGGTACCATTGGAAGAGATTAAACGCAGTCTTGAAACTGTTCCTGGTGTAGATGGGCGTGTTGAAGCCGTAGACGAAGGTCAGTCATTTGCTGTCATTGTGGACTACGCTCATACACCGGACGGCTTGGAAAATGTGTTACGGACGGTAAAAGAGTTTGCTGAAGAGCGCGTCATCTGTGTGTTCGGGTGTGGGGGAGACCGGGATCGGACCAAACGTCCGTTAATGGGGAAAATTGCCGCAAAGTATAGTGACATTGTTTTTGTTACTTCCGACAATCCACGCACGGAGGATCCGGATCTGATTCTCAAAGATATTGAAGCAGGTCTGGTAGAAGAAGGCGTACCATCTGATCGTTATCTTATGGTCGTCGATCGTCGTCAGGCAATTCACGAAGCTATTGAAATGGCAAGCCCAGCCGATGTAGTATTGATTGCGGGCAAGGGTCATGAGACCTATCAAATCATCGGAACAACCAAAACGGATTTCGATGATCGGATCATAGCCAAAGAGGCGATAAGGGGAAAATCCAATTGA
- a CDS encoding UDP-N-acetylmuramoyl-tripeptide--D-alanyl-D-alanine ligase, with the protein MKRTLAQLAEMCGGTLSDFAAYGEIHVEGVFTDSRKLVEGSLFIPLVGERFDGHEFVQACLEKGAAGALWQKDHGVPPQGGAIIVVEDTLAALQGLASAYLAESKTSVVGITGSNGKTTTKDIVDAILSTTFKVHKTQGNFNNHIGLPLTVLSMEQDTEIVILEMGMSGRREIETLSLIAQPDVAIITNIGESHLLQLGSRLEIARAKAEIAAGLKPGGLLIYNGDEPLIKQVLAEAETKQPEGMKRFTFGLQTDNNDYPTGLMNAQNGVVFTTKQLGEHALTLPLLGTHNVVNCLAALAVARHFGVKAEQIASGLSQLKLTGMRIEVLHGISGLTMLNDAYNASPTSMKAAIDVLEGLKGYRSRVAVLGDMLELGPQEQELHRGIGEYITPGKMDMVITYGPLSANIAEGAKQHMPAEAVHAFENKEEMTRYLLEKLHPRDVVLFKASRGMKLEDVVESLKIASLQN; encoded by the coding sequence ATAAAAAGAACATTGGCACAATTGGCCGAAATGTGCGGAGGAACACTAAGCGACTTCGCTGCCTATGGAGAAATCCATGTTGAAGGTGTATTTACAGATTCACGTAAGCTAGTAGAAGGCAGCTTGTTCATCCCGCTTGTCGGCGAAAGGTTTGACGGACACGAATTTGTGCAAGCCTGTTTAGAGAAGGGAGCGGCAGGGGCATTATGGCAGAAAGACCATGGTGTTCCCCCGCAGGGCGGAGCTATCATTGTAGTTGAAGACACGTTGGCAGCTCTGCAGGGGCTTGCATCTGCTTATCTAGCCGAGAGCAAAACCTCCGTTGTCGGCATTACCGGCAGCAATGGCAAAACAACAACCAAGGACATTGTGGATGCCATTTTGTCTACCACCTTCAAGGTGCATAAGACACAGGGCAATTTCAACAATCATATCGGACTTCCACTTACCGTGTTAAGCATGGAGCAGGATACCGAGATTGTGATTCTGGAGATGGGTATGAGCGGCCGGAGAGAAATCGAGACACTGTCGCTGATTGCTCAGCCGGATGTTGCCATCATTACAAATATCGGTGAATCCCATCTGCTGCAGCTTGGCTCCAGGCTGGAGATTGCCAGAGCAAAAGCCGAAATTGCTGCAGGCCTGAAACCAGGTGGACTGTTGATTTATAACGGAGACGAGCCGTTGATTAAGCAAGTTCTGGCTGAAGCAGAAACGAAGCAGCCGGAGGGAATGAAACGATTTACCTTCGGACTTCAGACAGACAATAATGATTATCCGACAGGACTCATGAATGCACAGAATGGCGTTGTTTTCACGACCAAACAATTAGGAGAACATGCACTTACGCTTCCTCTGCTTGGTACACATAATGTAGTCAACTGTCTGGCTGCACTTGCGGTTGCACGCCACTTTGGTGTGAAAGCCGAACAGATTGCTTCAGGGTTATCGCAATTGAAACTGACGGGCATGCGCATTGAAGTTCTTCATGGAATCAGCGGACTAACGATGCTTAATGATGCCTATAATGCAAGTCCAACATCGATGAAAGCTGCTATTGATGTACTGGAAGGGCTCAAAGGATATCGTTCCAGAGTAGCCGTACTTGGAGACATGTTGGAACTTGGACCTCAGGAACAGGAGCTTCACCGTGGCATCGGAGAGTATATTACGCCAGGGAAAATGGACATGGTGATAACCTATGGACCTTTGTCAGCCAATATAGCTGAGGGTGCAAAACAGCACATGCCGGCAGAAGCCGTACATGCATTTGAAAACAAAGAAGAGATGACCCGTTACCTGCTGGAAAAATTGCATCCCAGAGACGTTGTCTTGTTCAAGGCCTCCCGGGGGATGAAGCTGGAGGACGTGGTCGAATCACTAAAAATAGCATCATTACAGAATTGA